A stretch of the Medicago truncatula cultivar Jemalong A17 chromosome 5, MtrunA17r5.0-ANR, whole genome shotgun sequence genome encodes the following:
- the LOC11436086 gene encoding probable beta-D-xylosidase 7: MGHFSITITFISFIFLFLTRYHRLVHADSPTHVPPYSCDTTNPLTKSLPFCNLNLTITQRAKDIVSRLTLDEKISQLVNTAPSIPRLGIPSYQWWDEALHGVANAGKGIRLNGSVAGATSFPQVILTAASFDSKLWYQISKVIGTEARGVYNAGQAQGMTFWAPNINIFRDPRWGRGQETAGEDPLVNSKYGVSYVRGLQGDSFEGGKLIGDRLKASACCKHFTAYDLDNWKGLDRFDFDAKVTLQDLADTYQPPFHSCIVQGRSSGIMCAYNRVNGVPNCADYNLLTKTARQKWNFNGYITSDCEAVRIIYDNQGYAKTPEDAVADVLQAGMDVECGDYLTKHAKAAVLQKKVPISQIDRALHNLFTIRIRLGLFDGNPTKLQYGRIGPNQVCSKENLDLALEAARSGIVLLKNTASILPLPRVNTLGVIGPNANKSSKVVLGNYFGRPCRLVPILKGFYTYASQTHYRSGCLDGTKCASAEIDRAVEVAKISDYVILVMGLDQSQERESRDRDDLELPGKQQELINSVAKASKKPVILVLLCGGPVDITFAKNNDKIGGIIWAGYPGELGGRALAQVVFGDYNPGGRLPMTWYPKDFIKIPMTDMRMRADPSSGYPGRTYRFYTGPKVYEFGYGLSYSNYSYNFISVKNNNLHINQSTTHSILENSETIYYKLVSELGEETCKTMSISVTLGITNTGSMAGKHPVLLFVKPKKGRNGNPVKQLVGFESVTVEGGGKGEVGFEVSVCEHLSRANESGVKVIEEGGHLLVVGEEEYSINITL, from the exons ATGGGTCACTTTTCCATCACCATTACCttcatctctttcatttttctcttcctAACTCGCTACCACCGACTCGTTCATGCCGATTCACCAACTCATGTACCTCCATACTCCTGTGACACCACCAACCCACTTACAAAATCCTTACCCTTCTGCAATCTCAACCTTACCATCACTCAAAGAGCCAAAGACATTGTGTCACGGCTCACATTGGATGAGAAAATCTCTCAACTCGTTAACACAGCTCCTTCCATTCCTCGACTCGGTATACCGAGTTACCAATGGTGGGATGAAGCGTTGCACGGTGTTGCTAATGCTGGTAAAGGGATAAGATTGAATGGCAGTGTTGCAGGTGCTACTAGTTTCCCTCAAGTTATTCTTACGGCTGCTTCTTTTGATTCTAAACTTTGGTACCAAATCAGTAAG GTGATTGGAACTGAGGCTAGAGGAGTGTACAATGCTGGACAAGCTCAAGGGATGACGTTTTGGGCACCAAACATAAACATATTTAGGGACCCAAGATGGGGAAGAGGACAAGAAACAGCTGGTGAAGATCCTTTGGTGAATTCAAAGTATGGTGTTTCCTATGTAAGAGGACTTCAAGGAGATTCCTTTGAAGGTGGAAAACTGATTGGAGATCGTCTTAAAGCTTCTGCTTGTTGCAAACATTTTACTGCCTATGATTTGGATAATTGGAAGGGTTTGGACCGTTTTGATTTTGATGCCAAA GTTACTTTGCAAGATTTGGCGGATACGTATCAACCACCATTTCATAGTTGCATAGTACAAGGACGATCCAGTGGAATAATGTGTGCTTACAACCGTGTCAATGGAGTTCCAAACTGTGCAGATTACAATCTGTTAACCAAAACTGCTAGACAAAAATGGAATTTCAATGG GTATATTACGTCGGATTGTGAAGCAGTACGAATCATATATGATAATCAAGGTTATGCAAAAACACCAGAGGATGCTGTAGCCGATGTACTTCAAGCTG GGATGGACGTAGAGTGTGGTGATTACTTGACAAAGCATGCAAAGGCAGCAGTATTACAAAAAAAAGTACCTATATCTCAAATCGACCGTGCCCTACACAATCTGTTTACCATTAGAATAAGACTAGGCTTGTTTGATGGGAATCCAACAAAACTCCAATATGGCAGAATTGGTCCAAATCAAGTATGCTCTAAAGAAAACCTAGACCTTGCTCTTGAAGCTGCAAGAAGTGGCATTGTACTTTTAAAAAACACTGCCTCAATTCTCCCACTTCCAAGAGTAAATACCCTCGGAGTTATAGGCCCTAATGCCAATAAATCATCTAAGGTTGTTTTAGGAAACTACTTTGGCCGTCCTTGTAGATTAGTACCAATATTAAAAGGCTTTTACACTTATGCTAGCCAAACACATTATCGTTCTGGATGTCTTGATGGAACAAAGTGTGCTTCAGCTGAAATTGACCGAGCAGTTGAAGTTGctaaaataagtgattatgttaTTTTGGTTATGGGATTGGACCAAAGTCAAGAGAGGGAATCACGTGATAGAGATGATTTAGAGTTGCCTGGTAAGCAACAGGAACTTATTAACAGTGTTGCTAAAGCTTCTAAGAAGCCTGTTATTTTGGTGCTTTTGTGTGGTGGTCCTGTTGATATTACTTTTGCTAAGAATAATGACAAAATTGGAGGGATTATTTGGGCTGGTTATCCTGGTGAACTTGGTGGAAGGGCTCTTGCTCAGGTTGTGTTTGGTGACTATAACCCAG GGGGGAGACTACCAATGACATGGTACCCAAAAGATTTCATCAAAATACCAATGACAGACATGAGAATGAGAGCTGATCCCTCATCAGGCTATCCCGGTAGAACCTACCGTTTCTACACAGGTCCAAAGGTCTACGAATTCGGCTATGGTCTAAGCTACTCAAATTATTCCTACAACTTTATTTCCGTCAAAAACAACAACCTTCACATCAACCAATCAACCACTCATTCGATACTCGAAAACTCTGAAACAATCTATTACAAACTTGTTTCAGAGTTAGGTGAAGAAACATGTAAAACCATGTCAATTTCTGTCACATTGGGAATTACAAATACTGGAAGCATGGCTGGGAAACATCCTGTGTTGCTGTTTGTGAAGCCAAAGAAAGGTAGAAATGGAAATCCAGTAAAACAGTTGGTAGGGTTTGAGAGTGTGACGGTAGAAGGAGGAGGAAAAGGTGAAGTTGGATTTGAAGTTAGTGTTTGTGAGCATCTTAGTAGAGCAAATGAGAGTGGTGTTAAGGTGATTGAAGAAGGTGGTCATTTGTTGGTTGTGGGAGAGGAAGAGTACTCAATTAATATCACTCTTTGA